gcatagtctacacaatagcataaattgtccatcccaaagcgagcgcacataacccacgggagccccaaaatggtgagtaagccacagggtcaagcgtgactgattgtttcacggctgtactgtcctctgggttttttgtgccttggggagagccaactgtagcatggggcccctatactgaacactgtccccacattttccacaggaattcgtcctggaagatatctcgctgcggagggtgacctgggaagcaagggagggtcttctactgcaatgcggattccgtcctggcccatatgcagcttgcctatGTGCAGCAGTGGTCCCCCCGCCTCTCACAGCACAGTGGcatggacaagttagccttactagGACAAGGaaaacagtggctctcccaagaaacctgcgcaagcgcattgcccaagttctggatgagacctttgaagagatcactgaggccgattaccatgatgtgagagagcacatcaatgccctattctgcatctaggcatgcatgcagccctaaccctcctcatcCCAAGAGCCCTccccaaataacttccttcccaaaataaaagccgcttaccgggaacctcctctggtgttcgtccttccccaagcaccggcctccgcgactggctaccttccttcTGGCttgagaagagctcctggctgcatgcatctagggattccggggtgtcttcctccgcctcaccaccctcgctcccgctttgctgctcctcctcctcctcctcccaccttgttgaactgggctctgaagtgtccatggtggtactcggagtggaggtggggtcacccccaagtatcaCGTACAGCTCTTTGCAGAAACGGCAGGttgcgggggcagcaccggagcagctgTTTCCCttgcgggctttgcggtaggcattccacagctcctttactttaaccctgcactgcagtgcgtcccagtcatggcccctttccatcatgtcccttgatatctgccagaaggtatcataattcctatggctggagcctagctgggactggacagcttcctccccccaaacactgatgaggtccagcacctcgccattgctccatcctggggattgcctggcgcatggaggcatggtcacctggaaagattcgctgaaagcactccatgcctggctgagcaaacaggaaggggaatttcaaaattcccagagaatttaaagggcgagtctgacggttggtcacctgagggcagggcagtagagttcaaagtgatgaccagagtagcattgtgggacacttctggaggccgatcagagcacactaacagaccagggcatccacactggcggAGCGGCACTCCAGCGGTGGCGCAgaaaacgttattccactcgtcGAGGTGGAATACCAGGAGCGGACCAGCCACGGAGTCAGAGGGCtttaagtgccttgccagtgtggacgggtagtgagctagtgcacccggggctcttttaatgcgctgtaactcccaagtgtagacaagcccatagccTTAGAGGAATAAGTCTTCCTCACTGAGGGCTTTCTGCCTTGTAAAGGGGATTGTTCCCTACAAGTGCAAGAAATCCTGTCTGTAGTAGAGCTctacaaataactgatttttcacttCTCTCGCAGTtccaaattaaagaaaaaaatcaggtcAAACTGAAACCAGAATTtttagcaaataaaaaaataatcagaaaaattTCATGTGGGGTATTTTTTAATACAAGCAAAGGAAATGGAGAGCTAGGTTCACAAAAAACCAATGAGATGATCTCCTTAGACCAATCAggcctgtggttagggcactcatctgggatgtggcaGAACCAagtttgaatccccactctgggaCAGAGTCTTGAACGCAGTTCTCCCCCAGTCTAGATGAGTGGCCTAACCACTTGGCTATTCTGGCCTGCgggtttttttggtctctccTTCTGA
The sequence above is a segment of the Natator depressus isolate rNatDep1 chromosome 5, rNatDep2.hap1, whole genome shotgun sequence genome. Coding sequences within it:
- the LOC141988150 gene encoding uncharacterized protein LOC141988150 produces the protein MPPCARQSPGWSNGEVLDLISVWGEEAVQSQLGSSHRNYDTFWQISRDMMERGHDWDALQCRVKVKELWNAYRKARKGNSCSGAAPATCRFCKELYVILGGDPTSTPSTTMDTSEPSSTRWEEEEEEQQSGSEGGEAEEDTPESLDACSQELFSSQKEGSQSRRPVLGEGRTPEEVPDATLRSQLSVLSPAERLQRIRKRPRRSKEDVCMK